Proteins from one Homalodisca vitripennis isolate AUS2020 chromosome 3, UT_GWSS_2.1, whole genome shotgun sequence genomic window:
- the LOC124357000 gene encoding uncharacterized protein LOC124357000 isoform X2 gives MARVGTGRGQSVVSWRGVLWGGPSTTMRGSTAGITDGLRGHSAVHYAFLTLLDTLLSTLVISPLVVCYWRGTWGIMDVYVYPDNPGHSGLASLASGLGGILVFTLGQNPLARCLHPDRHRLVYYLCSRGYTAVFGFCCVNSWRGAWKLLDLYTGPGVDVVVAVTLSAVVTLAGARTLRNISAPPFAIVTDRREGYFEVPTMFKYGTRETWLYVLDCFFSVFVIGTLVVFVWRGFWCLLDNYLFPDRPDLSALGSLAMGYFLVFATFATQPLMKALVSRIDGFWRILAVDIYLIFSFCGTVNVWRGVWNTLNIYFLPETPIRSYWVSHVVSFVLLIFINSSNSILVRGVYIDAEEQGAQCVDFPCYYLRLFFQTKRKKKLLAQLQKRQVAALARRKSEGENCSGGGPDLDLGAVNHLQKPRASIVCPTDSQNVV, from the exons ATGGCCAGAGTGGGGACTGGCCGGGGCCAGAGTGTAGTATCCTGGCGAGGAGTGTTGTGGGGGGGACCGTCCACAACGATGCGGGGCTCCACGGCGGGCATTACCGACGGTCTCCGGGGACACTCCGCGGTCCACTACGCCTTCCTCACCCTCCTGGACACCCTCCTGTCGACGCTGGTCATCTCCCCGTTGGTGGTCTGCTACTGGAGAGGAACCTGGGGCATCATGGACGTCTACGTCTACCCCGATAATCCGGGGCACAGCGGGTTGGCGTCTCTGGCCTCCGGGCTGGGCGGGATCCTCGTGTTCACCCTGGGGCAGAACCCCCTGGCCAGGTGTCTCCACCCTGACCGCCACCGGCTCGTCTACTACTTGTGTTCTCGCGGGTATACCGCCGTGTTCGGGTTCTGTTGCGTAAACTCGTGGCGAGGCGCCTGGAAGCTGTTAGACCTCTACACGGGCCCCGGTGTGGACGTGGTCGTAGCCGTCACCCTCTCCGCCGTCGTGACGCTGGCCGGCGCTCGCACACTCCGCAACATCTCGGCGCCACCCTTCGCCATCGTCACTGACCGCCGCGAGGGCTACTTCGAGGTCCCGACCATGTTTAAATAT GGGACACGAGAAACGTGGCTGTACGTGCTCGACTGTTTCTTCAGTGTGTTTGTGATCGGCACTCTGGTGGTGTTTGTATGGAGAGGCTTTTGGTGTCTGCTGGACAACTACCTATTTCCCGATCGGCCCGACCTCTCAGCCCTCGGCTCTCTG GCGATGGGCTATTTCCTGGTGTTCGCTACGTTCGCGACGCAGCCCCTCATGAAGGCCTTGGTTTCTCGGATAGACGGATTCTGGAGAATCCTCGCCGTCGACATTTACCTCATCTTCTCCTTCTGCGGCACCGTCAACGTCTGGAGGGGTGTGTGGAACACACTGAACATCTACTTCCTTCCAG AGACGCCGATAAGGAGCTACTGGGTGTCGCATGTCGTCTCCTTTGTCCTTCTCATCTTCATTAACTCGTCCAACTCCATCCTGGTGAGGGGTGTCTACATAGACGCGGAAGAGCAGGGTGCACAGTGCGTCGACTTCCCCTGCTACTACCTGCGTCTCTTCTTCCAG ACAAAACGGAAGAAAAAGCTCCTGGCGCAGCTGCAGAAGAGGCAGGTGGCAGCACTGGCGAGGCGAAAGAGTGAAGGAGAGAACTGTTCCGGAGGCGGGCCGGACCTGGATTTGGGGGCGGTGAACCACCTACAGAAACCACGGGCGTCCATAGTCTGCCCCACCGACTCACAGAACGTGGTCTAG
- the LOC124357000 gene encoding uncharacterized protein LOC124357000 isoform X1 encodes MARVGTGRGQSVVSWRGVLWGGPSTTMRGSTAGITDGLRGHSAVHYAFLTLLDTLLSTLVISPLVVCYWRGTWGIMDVYVYPDNPGHSGLASLASGLGGILVFTLGQNPLARCLHPDRHRLVYYLCSRGYTAVFGFCCVNSWRGAWKLLDLYTGPGVDVVVAVTLSAVVTLAGARTLRNISAPPFAIVTDRREGYFEVPTMFKYGTRETWLYVLDCFFSVFVIGTLVVFVWRGFWCLLDNYLFPDRPDLSALGSLAMGYFLVFATFATQPLMKALVSRIDGFWRILAVDIYLIFSFCGTVNVWRGVWNTLNIYFLPETPIRSYWVSHVVSFVLLIFINSSNSILVRGVYIDAEEQGAQCVDFPCYYLRLFFQTKRKKKLLAQLQKRQVAALARRKSEGENCSGGGPDLDLGAVNHLQKPRASIVCPTDSQNVV; translated from the exons ATGGCCAGAGTGGGGACTGGCCGGGGCCAGAGTGTAGTATCCTGGCGAGGAGTGTTGTGGGGGGGACCGTCCACAACGATGCGGGGCTCCACGGCGGGCATTACCGACGGTCTCCGGGGACACTCCGCGGTCCACTACGCCTTCCTCACCCTCCTGGACACCCTCCTGTCGACGCTGGTCATCTCCCCGTTGGTGGTCTGCTACTGGAGAGGAACCTGGGGCATCATGGACGTCTACGTCTACCCCGATAATCCGGGGCACAGCGGGTTGGCGTCTCTGGCCTCCGGGCTGGGCGGGATCCTCGTGTTCACCCTGGGGCAGAACCCCCTGGCCAGGTGTCTCCACCCTGACCGCCACCGGCTCGTCTACTACTTGTGTTCTCGCGGGTATACCGCCGTGTTCGGGTTCTGTTGCGTAAACTCGTGGCGAGGCGCCTGGAAGCTGTTAGACCTCTACACGGGCCCCGGTGTGGACGTGGTCGTAGCCGTCACCCTCTCCGCCGTCGTGACGCTGGCCGGCGCTCGCACACTCCGCAACATCTCGGCGCCACCCTTCGCCATCGTCACTGACCGCCGCGAGGGCTACTTCGAGGTCCCGACCATGTTTAAATAT GGGACACGAGAAACGTGGCTATACGTGCTCGATTGTTTCTTCAGTGTGTTTGTGATCGGCACTCTGGTGGTGTTTGTATGGAGAGGCTTTTGGTGTCTGCTGGACAACTACCTATTTCCCGATCGGCCCGACCTCTCAGCCCTCGGCTCTCTG GCGATGGGCTATTTCCTGGTGTTCGCTACGTTCGCGACGCAGCCCCTCATGAAGGCCTTGGTTTCTCGGATAGACGGATTCTGGAGAATCCTCGCCGTCGACATTTACCTCATCTTCTCCTTCTGCGGCACCGTCAACGTCTGGAGGGGTGTGTGGAACACACTGAACATCTACTTCCTTCCAG AGACGCCGATAAGGAGCTACTGGGTGTCGCATGTCGTCTCCTTTGTCCTTCTCATCTTCATTAACTCGTCCAACTCCATCCTGGTGAGGGGTGTCTACATAGACGCGGAAGAGCAGGGTGCACAGTGCGTCGACTTCCCCTGCTACTACCTGCGTCTCTTCTTCCAG ACAAAACGGAAGAAAAAGCTCCTGGCGCAGCTGCAGAAGAGGCAGGTGGCAGCACTGGCGAGGCGAAAGAGTGAAGGAGAGAACTGTTCCGGAGGCGGGCCGGACCTGGATTTGGGGGCGGTGAACCACCTACAGAAACCACGGGCGTCCATAGTCTGCCCCACCGACTCACAGAACGTGGTCTAG